One window of Phycisphaeraceae bacterium genomic DNA carries:
- a CDS encoding tetratricopeptide repeat protein has protein sequence MTSNMRATGLAFLVIVTALLQACASSPKPAQADYRELYSQHRYAEAYKAALEAETEGSSVQKEQAALIAGLSAAALGKNDQAEKILRPLLKSGDQTVSGKAAAQLGLIAYEQDRHAEASELLTEASNKLTGDEAARASLYAGDTFRAQGRASEARASYERAQSQVQDDSTLKVLISDRLAAVTGNQSVGSGQFTVQLGAFSSFQRAQVQADRYRTRAQSAGYPSPRIVQTTSQKGVKVYAVRVGRFQNRGAAEAVQQKLGTEAKITTASGE, from the coding sequence ATGACGTCGAACATGCGTGCGACAGGGTTGGCTTTTCTGGTAATCGTCACGGCGTTGCTCCAAGCGTGCGCCTCTTCCCCGAAACCCGCCCAAGCCGACTATCGCGAGCTCTACAGCCAACACCGTTACGCGGAGGCCTACAAAGCCGCCCTCGAAGCCGAGACAGAGGGTTCCAGCGTTCAAAAGGAGCAGGCCGCCCTCATTGCCGGCCTCTCCGCCGCGGCGCTCGGCAAGAACGACCAGGCCGAGAAGATTCTCCGCCCGCTGCTCAAGAGCGGCGATCAGACCGTCAGCGGCAAGGCCGCCGCACAGCTCGGGCTGATTGCCTATGAGCAAGATCGGCACGCCGAGGCCTCCGAACTCCTGACCGAAGCTTCCAACAAGCTGACCGGCGACGAAGCAGCCCGCGCTTCGCTCTATGCCGGAGACACCTTCCGCGCCCAGGGCCGAGCAAGCGAAGCCCGCGCCAGCTATGAGCGCGCTCAATCGCAGGTGCAGGATGACAGCACGCTGAAAGTGCTGATCTCCGACCGGCTCGCGGCGGTCACCGGCAACCAATCGGTCGGTTCCGGACAGTTCACCGTGCAACTCGGCGCGTTCAGCAGCTTCCAGCGCGCCCAGGTTCAGGCCGACCGCTACCGAACCCGTGCACAATCCGCGGGTTACCCATCCCCCCGCATCGTGCAGACCACAAGCCAGAAGGGAGTCAAGGTCTACGCGGTCCGCGTCGGCCGATTCCAGAATCGCGGCGCTGCGGAAGCGGTCCAGCAGAAGCTCGGCACCGAAGCCAAGATCACGACCGCGAGCGGCGAATAG
- the acpS gene encoding holo-ACP synthase → MAIVGHGIDLTSVDRIREMVADHGDRFLDRVFTIAERESAGRQANESKRAEHLAGRFAAKEAALKALGTGWRDGIAWTDVEILNQPSGAPSLRLHGKASEIAAGLGAKTFHVSISHAASVATASVIFES, encoded by the coding sequence ATGGCAATCGTCGGACACGGGATTGATCTCACGAGTGTGGACCGCATCCGCGAGATGGTGGCCGATCACGGCGATCGATTCCTCGATCGCGTCTTTACAATCGCGGAGCGTGAGAGCGCCGGGCGACAGGCCAACGAGTCGAAGCGTGCCGAGCATCTCGCCGGGCGATTCGCGGCAAAGGAAGCGGCGCTCAAAGCACTCGGAACCGGCTGGCGCGATGGCATCGCGTGGACGGATGTCGAGATTCTGAATCAGCCATCGGGCGCGCCGTCGTTGCGTTTGCACGGCAAGGCGTCGGAAATCGCCGCGGGGCTTGGCGCGAAGACATTTCACGTCAGCATCAGCCACGCGGCCAGCGTCGCAACGGCTTCGGTGATCTTCGAGTCGTAA
- a CDS encoding zinc ribbon domain-containing protein, producing MPTYDYKCNACGHTFEEFQSMTAPLLKKCPKCGKNKLERLIGTGAALMFKGSGFYITDYRSDSYKKAAEAEKGGGKADGAAEKGKSDAGKSETTKSEPVAAKKSEPAAKPEPKAKGKKSSKEA from the coding sequence ATGCCAACGTACGACTACAAGTGCAACGCCTGCGGACACACCTTCGAAGAATTCCAGTCGATGACGGCGCCGCTCCTCAAGAAGTGTCCAAAGTGCGGCAAAAACAAGCTCGAACGGCTCATCGGCACCGGCGCGGCGCTGATGTTCAAGGGCTCGGGTTTTTACATTACGGATTACAGGTCGGATTCGTATAAGAAGGCCGCGGAAGCAGAGAAGGGCGGCGGCAAGGCCGACGGCGCGGCAGAAAAGGGAAAATCCGACGCTGGGAAAAGCGAGACCACGAAGTCCGAACCGGTCGCGGCGAAGAAGTCCGAGCCGGCGGCGAAGCCGGAGCCGAAAGCCAAGGGCAAGAAATCTTCCAAAGAAGCGTGA
- a CDS encoding nucleotide exchange factor GrpE codes for MISRSKDDMNSESDNPREWEIPEEGDPETNLALQEKVSKLEAELSEANSRALRTMADFQNYQKRSYSNEQIAKATGVAGVVQGIVSVIDHFDLALQQDTNKVTAEQIVSGVKVIREELLRVLQQQGLKIINPQPGDEFVPGIHEAIMQQKADGIEPGKVVATFQAGYSLAGAAAGGGDKVLRPAKVSVSPTE; via the coding sequence ATGATCTCAAGATCCAAGGACGACATGAACAGCGAATCGGACAATCCGCGGGAGTGGGAGATTCCGGAGGAAGGCGATCCGGAAACGAATCTCGCGCTCCAGGAAAAAGTCTCGAAGCTTGAGGCCGAATTGTCGGAAGCGAACAGCCGCGCTCTCCGCACGATGGCGGATTTTCAGAACTACCAGAAGCGCTCGTATTCGAACGAACAGATCGCCAAGGCGACCGGCGTCGCGGGTGTCGTGCAGGGAATCGTTTCAGTCATCGATCACTTCGATCTCGCGCTGCAGCAGGACACGAACAAGGTCACGGCGGAACAGATCGTTTCGGGCGTGAAGGTCATCCGCGAGGAATTGCTCCGGGTTCTGCAGCAGCAGGGGCTGAAAATCATCAACCCTCAGCCGGGCGATGAGTTTGTCCCGGGCATACACGAAGCAATCATGCAGCAGAAGGCGGATGGCATCGAGCCGGGTAAGGTGGTTGCGACATTTCAGGCCGGGTATTCGCTCGCGGGCGCCGCGGCGGGCGGCGGCGACAAGGTGCTTCGGCCCGCGAAGGTTTCCGTTTCTCCGACCGAGTAA
- the dnaJ gene encoding molecular chaperone DnaJ, whose protein sequence is MPSVTRDYYEVLSVERTADGEEIKRSYRRLALKYHPDRNPGDAEAEVKFKEAAAAYEVLSDPEKRKLYDQYGHEGLRQARGPAAHDFSRMNVEDIFSMFNDIFGGGGGGFGGPQGRRGVARGYDLETEVELTLEEVSVGVEREVHFTRLDVCETCTGTGAKKGSAPIKCPTCGGQGKVQQTGFGGMFRMVTACPACRGRGQIIKDFCDACKGKGRMPRKRTISVKIPPGVMDGQAVRVAGEGEPPPPEISPAGEGIRGDLHVAIRVSHHELFQRDEDNLMLEMPISFAQASLGAEVDVPTIGGNAKLTIPRGTQPGSVFTVKGKGLPNLRSGRAGDLLVGVKVEVPRKLTKAQEKLLRDYAASEDQAVLPETQGFWKKVKEMVKGD, encoded by the coding sequence ATGCCCTCCGTCACCCGCGACTACTACGAAGTTTTGAGCGTTGAGCGAACCGCCGACGGCGAGGAGATCAAACGCTCGTACCGGCGCCTCGCGCTCAAGTATCACCCAGACCGCAATCCGGGCGATGCCGAGGCGGAAGTAAAGTTCAAAGAGGCTGCCGCGGCATACGAGGTGCTCTCCGATCCGGAAAAGCGCAAGCTCTACGACCAGTACGGGCATGAAGGCTTGCGTCAGGCGCGAGGCCCGGCGGCACACGACTTCAGCCGCATGAACGTCGAGGACATCTTCTCGATGTTCAACGACATTTTCGGCGGGGGCGGCGGTGGTTTCGGGGGTCCGCAGGGCCGACGGGGCGTCGCTCGCGGCTACGACCTCGAAACCGAAGTCGAACTCACACTCGAAGAAGTCTCCGTTGGCGTCGAACGCGAAGTGCACTTCACGCGGCTCGATGTCTGCGAAACATGCACCGGCACCGGCGCGAAAAAAGGAAGTGCTCCCATCAAGTGCCCGACGTGCGGCGGGCAGGGAAAGGTTCAGCAGACGGGGTTCGGCGGCATGTTCCGCATGGTGACGGCGTGCCCGGCCTGCCGCGGGCGCGGACAGATCATCAAGGACTTCTGCGACGCGTGCAAGGGCAAGGGGCGGATGCCGCGCAAGCGGACGATCAGCGTGAAGATTCCGCCGGGGGTAATGGACGGACAGGCGGTGCGAGTTGCGGGGGAAGGCGAACCGCCTCCGCCCGAGATTTCGCCGGCGGGCGAAGGCATCCGTGGCGATCTGCATGTTGCGATCCGCGTTTCGCATCACGAGTTGTTCCAGCGCGACGAAGATAACCTGATGCTCGAGATGCCGATCAGTTTCGCGCAGGCTTCACTTGGCGCAGAGGTCGATGTTCCGACGATCGGGGGCAACGCGAAGCTGACGATCCCGCGCGGCACGCAGCCGGGAAGCGTGTTTACGGTGAAGGGGAAGGGCCTGCCGAATCTTCGTTCGGGCCGGGCGGGCGATCTGCTCGTTGGCGTGAAGGTCGAGGTTCCCCGCAAGTTGACGAAGGCGCAGGAGAAGTTGCTGCGCGATTACGCGGCGAGCGAAGATCAGGCGGTCTTGCCCGAAACGCAAGGCTTCTGGAAGAAAGTGAAGGAGATGGTGAAAGGGGATTGA
- the groL gene encoding chaperonin GroEL (60 kDa chaperone family; promotes refolding of misfolded polypeptides especially under stressful conditions; forms two stacked rings of heptamers to form a barrel-shaped 14mer; ends can be capped by GroES; misfolded proteins enter the barrel where they are refolded when GroES binds) — protein sequence MSTKQLMFSDSALVEMKKGVDALADAVKCTMGPSGRFVVIEKSYGGPHVTKDGVSVSKEVSLPAPFQSMGAKMVNEVAKKTADKAGDGTTAATVLAQAIFSEGLRHVTAGANPVHLQRGINNAAAAAADAIDGMAIKCKGREDYKKIATVSANHDAAVGDLIAEAIDRVGAEGVVEIEEGKTAETTLDYVEGMQFDKGYLSPYFMTDPKTAECVLEDAYILLYEKKISNLPDLLPLLNKVVATGKPILLIAEEVENEALATLVVNRLRGTLKICAVKAPGFGDRRKAMMGDIATLTGGTFIAEDLGRSIESIELSELGRAKKLVITKDDTTIIEGAGKKADITARANQIKAQHEKSTSDYDREKLMERLAKLTSGVAMINVGGATEIAMKSTKDLVDDALHATRAAAKEGYVPGGGVALLRTQDAILKAAGKAKGDEKLGFDIVANAVEACAKQIAENAGFDGDLVVEKIKDGGKGGNSFGFNSATGEYTDLVKDGIIDPALVAKTALINAASVAGLMLTTDVLITDLKEEQEVTAGATA from the coding sequence ATGTCTACGAAACAGTTGATGTTCTCCGATTCCGCTCTCGTCGAGATGAAGAAAGGCGTTGATGCCCTCGCCGATGCGGTCAAGTGCACGATGGGTCCTTCGGGCCGCTTTGTCGTCATCGAGAAGTCCTACGGCGGCCCGCACGTCACCAAGGACGGCGTCTCGGTCTCGAAGGAAGTCTCGCTCCCCGCGCCGTTTCAGTCGATGGGCGCGAAGATGGTGAACGAGGTCGCGAAGAAGACGGCCGACAAGGCCGGCGACGGCACGACCGCCGCGACGGTGCTCGCCCAGGCGATCTTCTCCGAGGGCCTGCGCCACGTGACCGCCGGCGCGAACCCGGTGCACCTGCAGCGCGGCATCAACAACGCCGCGGCGGCTGCGGCCGATGCCATCGACGGCATGGCCATCAAGTGCAAGGGTCGCGAGGACTACAAGAAGATCGCGACGGTTTCAGCGAATCACGATGCCGCGGTCGGTGATCTGATCGCCGAAGCGATCGACCGCGTCGGCGCCGAGGGCGTTGTTGAGATCGAAGAGGGCAAGACCGCTGAGACCACGCTCGACTACGTCGAGGGAATGCAGTTCGATAAGGGCTACCTGTCGCCGTACTTCATGACCGACCCGAAGACCGCCGAGTGCGTGCTCGAGGACGCGTACATCCTGCTCTACGAGAAGAAGATCAGCAACCTGCCCGATCTGCTGCCGCTCCTGAACAAGGTCGTCGCTACGGGCAAGCCGATTCTCCTCATCGCGGAGGAAGTCGAGAACGAGGCGCTCGCGACGCTCGTCGTCAACCGTTTGCGCGGCACGCTCAAGATCTGCGCCGTCAAGGCGCCGGGATTCGGCGATCGGCGCAAGGCCATGATGGGCGATATCGCCACTCTCACCGGCGGCACGTTCATCGCGGAAGACCTGGGCCGCTCGATCGAGAGCATCGAGCTCTCGGAGCTCGGTCGCGCCAAGAAGCTCGTCATCACGAAGGACGACACGACGATCATCGAGGGCGCCGGCAAGAAGGCCGACATCACGGCGCGTGCGAACCAGATCAAGGCGCAGCACGAGAAGTCCACCAGCGACTACGACCGTGAGAAGCTGATGGAGCGTCTCGCCAAGTTGACGAGCGGCGTGGCGATGATCAACGTGGGCGGCGCGACGGAGATCGCCATGAAGTCCACCAAGGATCTCGTGGACGATGCGTTGCACGCGACCCGTGCGGCGGCAAAAGAGGGCTATGTGCCCGGCGGCGGCGTTGCGCTGCTTCGCACGCAGGATGCGATTCTGAAGGCCGCCGGAAAGGCGAAGGGTGACGAGAAGCTCGGCTTCGACATCGTCGCCAACGCGGTCGAGGCCTGCGCCAAGCAGATCGCGGAGAACGCCGGCTTCGATGGCGACCTCGTCGTCGAGAAGATTAAGGATGGCGGCAAGGGTGGCAACTCGTTCGGCTTCAACTCCGCAACGGGCGAATACACCGACCTTGTCAAGGACGGCATCATCGACCCCGCGCTGGTTGCGAAGACCGCGCTGATCAATGCCGCGTCGGTGGCGGGCCTGATGCTGACGACGGATGTGCTGATCACGGACCTGAAGGAAGAACAGGAAGTGACGGCGGGCGCGACGGCGTGA
- a CDS encoding four helix bundle protein: MSEINSHRDLVAWQKAMDLGLLIYRLAASLPDHERFGLVSQLRRASVSVASNIAEGYGRGSTQDYLRFLRVARGGLFEIDTQCLFALRLNYITQVAHEEVNQRIHECGKILQGLIRSIEGKQN, from the coding sequence ATGAGTGAGATCAATTCACATCGCGACTTGGTGGCTTGGCAAAAGGCCATGGATCTCGGTTTGTTGATCTACCGGCTGGCGGCCTCGCTTCCCGACCATGAGCGCTTCGGACTAGTGAGCCAGTTGAGACGAGCTTCGGTTTCGGTCGCGAGCAATATAGCGGAGGGATATGGTCGCGGATCGACGCAGGACTATTTACGATTTCTGCGAGTCGCTCGGGGAGGGCTTTTCGAAATTGACACACAGTGCCTCTTCGCGTTACGCCTGAATTACATCACTCAGGTGGCACACGAAGAAGTGAATCAGCGAATTCATGAGTGCGGAAAGATCCTTCAAGGTCTTATCCGCAGCATTGAGGGAAAACAGAATTGA
- the groES gene encoding co-chaperone GroES, producing MAVKPLEDRVLVKPIEAETKTASGIYLPETAKEKPVKGSVVATGPGKRLENGKRAEMSVSKGDTVVYGKYAGTEVEIKGEKHLILRESELLGVIEG from the coding sequence ATGGCCGTGAAACCACTCGAAGACCGCGTGCTCGTCAAGCCGATCGAAGCCGAAACCAAGACCGCTTCGGGCATCTACCTTCCCGAGACCGCCAAGGAAAAGCCGGTGAAGGGGAGCGTCGTGGCGACGGGGCCCGGCAAGCGCCTCGAGAACGGCAAGCGCGCCGAGATGAGCGTGAGCAAGGGCGACACGGTTGTTTACGGCAAGTACGCAGGCACCGAAGTCGAGATCAAGGGTGAAAAGCACCTGATCCTGCGGGAGTCGGAACTGCTGGGAGTGATTGAGGGCTAG
- a CDS encoding HIT family protein: protein MAGHQQECEICNRVAECRAGKHPGFIAELDTGFAVLGDSQQFRGYTLFLSKTPATELHQLARAARVRFIEEMTQVAEAVHNALRPHKLNCESLGNVVHHIHWHIFPRRKTDADPLAPVWGQMHKEGTPEYAATKLNPAKDQELIESIRAELVKARKHEKASEASKAE from the coding sequence ATGGCAGGACACCAGCAAGAATGCGAGATCTGCAATCGCGTGGCCGAGTGCCGCGCCGGGAAGCACCCCGGCTTCATCGCGGAGCTTGACACGGGCTTTGCCGTGCTCGGCGATTCGCAGCAGTTCCGGGGCTACACGCTCTTTCTTTCGAAGACGCCGGCGACGGAACTGCACCAGCTCGCGCGGGCCGCGCGGGTCCGCTTCATCGAGGAGATGACGCAGGTTGCCGAAGCCGTGCACAACGCGCTTCGTCCACACAAGCTCAACTGTGAATCACTCGGCAATGTCGTGCACCACATCCACTGGCACATTTTTCCGCGGCGAAAGACCGATGCCGATCCGCTCGCGCCGGTGTGGGGCCAGATGCACAAGGAAGGCACGCCGGAATATGCCGCGACGAAGCTGAACCCGGCAAAGGACCAGGAACTGATCGAGTCGATCCGCGCCGAACTCGTGAAGGCGCGCAAACACGAAAAAGCCTCGGAGGCTTCCAAAGCGGAATAG
- a CDS encoding DedA family protein: MQELIHNILHIDQALAGLLTSHGPWVYAILFAIVFAETGLVVTPFLPGDSLLFAAGALAASQPHAFNVWIVSLLLIFAAILGDAVNYAAGKWIGPRVFCKELDPDRRPSLLEKLLNRKHLDKAHAFYEKYGGKAVVIGRFVPIVRTFVPFVAGAGAMNYSKFFFYNVAGAFLWVGVCVAAGYAFGNMPIVKDNFSLVILGIIVVSVLPIAFEFVMAYREKRSPALPASTVISPAPSLEPRKSDAA; the protein is encoded by the coding sequence ATGCAGGAACTGATCCACAACATCCTCCACATCGATCAGGCCCTCGCCGGGCTGCTGACTTCGCACGGCCCGTGGGTGTACGCGATCCTCTTCGCCATCGTCTTCGCCGAAACCGGACTCGTGGTGACGCCGTTTCTGCCGGGCGATTCGCTGCTCTTTGCGGCGGGCGCGCTCGCGGCGTCGCAGCCTCACGCGTTCAATGTCTGGATCGTGTCGTTGCTCCTCATCTTCGCGGCGATTCTGGGTGATGCCGTGAACTACGCGGCTGGAAAGTGGATTGGTCCGCGGGTTTTTTGCAAGGAGCTCGATCCGGATCGCAGGCCGTCTCTGCTCGAAAAACTCCTGAACCGCAAGCACCTCGACAAGGCGCACGCGTTCTACGAGAAGTACGGCGGCAAGGCGGTTGTGATTGGTCGCTTTGTGCCGATCGTCCGGACCTTTGTTCCGTTCGTTGCGGGAGCCGGCGCGATGAACTACTCGAAGTTCTTTTTTTACAATGTTGCCGGCGCGTTTCTGTGGGTCGGCGTGTGCGTGGCCGCTGGTTACGCCTTCGGAAACATGCCGATCGTCAAGGACAATTTCTCTCTGGTAATTCTCGGGATCATCGTGGTCTCGGTACTGCCGATCGCGTTTGAGTTTGTGATGGCGTACCGCGAGAAAAGATCGCCTGCTCTACCCGCGTCCACCGTCATCAGCCCCGCACCTTCACTGGAGCCCCGCAAGTCCGACGCGGCTTAG
- the groL gene encoding chaperonin GroEL (60 kDa chaperone family; promotes refolding of misfolded polypeptides especially under stressful conditions; forms two stacked rings of heptamers to form a barrel-shaped 14mer; ends can be capped by GroES; misfolded proteins enter the barrel where they are refolded when GroES binds) produces the protein MAAKELSFDVDARQSLLAGVEKLAKAVKATLGPRGRNAVLDKSWGGPTVTKDGVSVAEEIELKDKAENMGAMLVKQAASKTSDDAGDGTTTATVLAEALFREGLRHVAAGVEPNTLVRGMKAAVEQVTRSIDDMATPVKGKADIQNVATISANNDAEVGKIMADAFEKVGKDGVITVEEGKNIETEVTVVEGMQFDRGFLSPNFVTDADAMKVEFDKALVLIHEDKIDNLSKLVPLLEKVMASKKPLLIIAEDVTGEALATLVINKLRGTLNVAAVKAPGYGDRRKAMLEDIAILTGATPIMKDLGIELDKVELKQLGMAKKVEIDADNTTIIEGAGNTKDIQSRIAQIRAEIEKTTSDYDREKLQERLAKLAGGVAQIKVGAASEAELKEKKARIEDALHATRAAVAEGIVPGGGVSFIRSRKSLEDMKEYKALFGKGGDEKSSEDMGRYAFDFAAGIRTVYTALALPLQTIADNAGAKGTVVVQKVAEGKGNNFGYNALTDTYGDLIDQGVITPAKVDRSALQNAASVATLLLTSDCIITSKPEPKEAAPAGGGMGGGMPGMGGMGGMGGMGGMGF, from the coding sequence ATGGCCGCCAAAGAACTTTCCTTCGATGTGGATGCCCGTCAGTCCCTTCTCGCCGGTGTCGAGAAGCTCGCCAAGGCCGTGAAGGCCACCCTCGGCCCCCGCGGTCGCAACGCCGTGCTGGACAAGTCCTGGGGCGGCCCGACTGTCACCAAGGACGGTGTCTCGGTGGCGGAAGAGATCGAGTTGAAGGACAAGGCGGAGAACATGGGCGCGATGCTGGTCAAGCAGGCCGCCTCGAAGACTTCCGATGATGCGGGCGACGGCACCACGACTGCGACCGTCCTCGCCGAAGCGCTCTTCCGCGAAGGTCTGCGCCACGTCGCGGCAGGGGTCGAGCCCAACACACTCGTCCGCGGCATGAAGGCCGCCGTTGAACAGGTCACGAGGTCGATCGACGACATGGCGACCCCCGTCAAGGGCAAGGCCGACATTCAGAATGTCGCGACCATCTCCGCGAACAACGACGCGGAAGTCGGCAAGATCATGGCCGATGCGTTCGAGAAGGTCGGTAAGGACGGCGTCATCACCGTCGAAGAAGGCAAGAACATCGAAACCGAAGTCACGGTCGTCGAAGGCATGCAGTTCGATCGCGGGTTCCTCTCGCCGAACTTCGTCACGGACGCGGACGCGATGAAGGTCGAGTTCGACAAGGCGCTCGTGCTCATCCACGAGGACAAGATCGACAATCTCTCGAAGCTTGTGCCGCTGCTCGAGAAAGTGATGGCTTCGAAGAAGCCGCTGCTCATCATCGCGGAAGATGTGACGGGCGAGGCGCTCGCCACACTCGTGATCAACAAGCTGCGCGGCACGCTCAACGTCGCCGCCGTCAAGGCTCCGGGCTACGGCGACCGGCGCAAGGCAATGCTCGAGGACATCGCCATCCTCACCGGCGCGACGCCGATCATGAAGGACCTGGGCATCGAGCTCGACAAGGTGGAACTCAAGCAGCTGGGCATGGCGAAGAAGGTGGAGATCGACGCGGACAACACAACGATCATCGAAGGGGCAGGCAACACGAAGGACATCCAGTCACGCATCGCACAGATCCGCGCGGAAATCGAAAAGACCACGAGCGATTACGACCGCGAGAAGCTCCAGGAGCGCCTCGCCAAGCTCGCCGGGGGCGTCGCGCAGATCAAGGTCGGCGCCGCATCCGAAGCCGAACTCAAGGAAAAGAAGGCCCGCATCGAGGATGCGCTGCACGCGACCCGTGCCGCGGTCGCCGAGGGCATCGTTCCCGGTGGCGGCGTCTCGTTCATCCGCTCGCGCAAATCGCTCGAGGACATGAAGGAGTACAAGGCGCTCTTCGGCAAGGGCGGCGATGAAAAGTCGTCCGAAGATATGGGCCGCTACGCGTTCGACTTTGCCGCGGGAATCCGCACCGTGTACACGGCGCTCGCGCTGCCTCTGCAGACGATCGCCGACAATGCGGGCGCGAAGGGAACAGTGGTAGTGCAGAAGGTGGCCGAAGGCAAGGGCAACAACTTCGGCTACAACGCGCTCACTGATACGTACGGCGACTTGATCGACCAAGGCGTGATTACGCCCGCGAAGGTCGATCGCTCGGCGCTGCAGAACGCCGCCAGCGTCGCGACGCTGCTGCTGACGTCCGATTGCATCATCACCAGCAAGCCCGAACCCAAGGAAGCCGCGCCGGCCGGCGGCGGAATGGGTGGCGGCATGCCGGGAATGGGCGGTATGGGTGGAATGGGTGGCATGGGCGGGATGGGGTTCTAA
- a CDS encoding YdcF family protein has product MIRPVARAFGLTIGLVLLASLPASLFGWDPSLWILDLRPLGPLKYFLFVAGGGTLVAIGIERVPPRWGFLVPLVIGAVGLISLIDTARFFALAFRGNFASFGPIPLSAIVFAVIVMIGASQRSRPWAGSARWVAPLALACFALFPATLMWTFGLTDYRRPADAAVVFGAKVYADGRVSDVVADRVRTACHLYKQRLVHAIVFSGGPGEGATSEPQAMRALAITEGVPSSACVLDESGLNTRASLKNVQALAAERGWTSLLAVSDFYHLPRIKMLSDREGLEMITVPARQGQPRSGTPFWICRETAAWWAYAFGIPTG; this is encoded by the coding sequence ATGATTCGACCCGTGGCCAGAGCCTTTGGATTGACGATCGGGTTGGTGCTGCTCGCCAGCCTGCCCGCGTCGCTTTTCGGGTGGGATCCATCTCTTTGGATTCTGGATTTGAGGCCGCTCGGTCCGCTCAAGTATTTTCTGTTCGTCGCCGGGGGCGGCACACTCGTTGCAATCGGAATCGAGCGAGTGCCGCCGCGATGGGGCTTTCTCGTCCCCCTCGTCATCGGTGCGGTCGGCCTGATTTCATTGATCGACACCGCGCGCTTCTTCGCCCTTGCATTCCGCGGCAACTTTGCAAGTTTCGGACCCATCCCGCTTTCCGCGATCGTTTTCGCGGTCATCGTGATGATCGGCGCGTCGCAGCGCTCCCGGCCTTGGGCTGGTTCCGCTCGGTGGGTCGCTCCGCTCGCTCTGGCTTGTTTCGCACTTTTTCCGGCGACTCTGATGTGGACATTCGGCCTGACGGACTACCGGCGTCCTGCTGATGCCGCTGTTGTGTTCGGCGCAAAGGTCTATGCCGACGGACGCGTTTCAGACGTTGTCGCCGATCGGGTTCGCACGGCGTGCCACTTATATAAACAGAGACTTGTGCACGCGATCGTCTTCTCCGGGGGCCCCGGTGAGGGTGCAACTTCAGAGCCGCAGGCGATGAGAGCCCTTGCAATTACGGAAGGCGTGCCCTCGAGCGCGTGCGTGCTTGATGAGTCTGGGCTGAACACTCGAGCCTCGCTAAAAAACGTGCAAGCTCTCGCCGCGGAACGTGGGTGGACCTCTCTGCTAGCCGTCAGCGACTTCTATCACCTGCCTCGGATCAAGATGCTCTCAGATCGTGAGGGGCTGGAGATGATCACGGTTCCTGCACGTCAAGGCCAACCACGTTCTGGAACCCCTTTCTGGATTTGCCGCGAGACCGCCGCGTGGTGGGCTTACGCCTTCGGCATTCCGACAGGCTGA
- the ndhC gene encoding NADH-quinone oxidoreductase subunit A — translation MTAPSTLHLATTDLSSYLPILLIILMAVSFGAINVIGSLVLGPRREGRVKAQSYESGMNPVGTARKRFNVRFYLIAMVFLVFDVEIVFLYPWATTFPNIAPMSNEGLIWLGRIFFFLLTTVVAYIYGYRKGVFRFD, via the coding sequence ATGACTGCGCCTTCGACACTCCACCTTGCGACGACAGACCTTTCGAGCTATCTCCCGATCCTGCTCATCATTCTGATGGCGGTTTCGTTCGGCGCGATCAACGTGATCGGTTCGCTGGTTCTTGGACCACGGCGCGAAGGGCGCGTGAAAGCGCAGTCGTACGAGTCGGGCATGAACCCCGTCGGCACAGCCCGCAAGCGTTTTAACGTGCGGTTTTATCTGATCGCGATGGTTTTCCTGGTCTTCGACGTCGAGATCGTCTTCCTCTACCCGTGGGCGACGACTTTTCCGAATATTGCGCCGATGTCGAACGAGGGACTGATCTGGCTCGGAAGAATCTTTTTCTTTCTGCTGACCACGGTCGTGGCATACATCTATGGCTATCGCAAGGGCGTTTTCCGCTTTGATTGA